From one Stigmatopora nigra isolate UIUO_SnigA chromosome 8, RoL_Snig_1.1, whole genome shotgun sequence genomic stretch:
- the ngef gene encoding ephexin-1: MSVAALFRGKWGTKTQESPDKHATSAVLPTHEEDYDDDDDDSRVGLTREPIRRNSRFYRSMRRKRMAASENSESSPKSGVDNSTSTNSYSSTPSPQKSLDLSTGGRPVLPSNGEASSRYYSLCNMDAVNKGRSVGGGSVDISASSYHHNADLTVPDSLSYRTHNIQSGDIKKLSEQTTSSCTVRDIGRTMSSGLSSSEEAGGINLNHRLLSNGSYSKTISHSLNIVKNIAFLYQEYRDTSKKQEIEQRRQRENRFPSSMLAGSNVSSPPALQLQLRNNARALSLWQNLEVVQTSGLLTQLPQKEIIMQEAMFELITSEASYYKSLEILETHFFRNPYLINTLSQSDMHFLFSNIEEVMKASERFLMDLEHRIEKSVLISDVCDIIYNHAVEHFRVFIKYVVNQGYQEKNYRRILEGNQAFRETMAQLENHPCVRGLSFTSFLILPFQRITRLKLLVQNILKNAEEHSEREANAIKAHQQLEQIVKECNEGVRKMSRTEELISIEKTLEFKSKSVPIISHSRWLLKKGEVQLMSGPKNTRTLRSRKLYQPVILFLFNNLLLVTKRSSSGDKFQVLDSCTRAMLRTEDLEDQGQMLANVFNLKLLENQEDRPASYMLKTSSMSDKLRWMSTLTPNPRTRFMSTSAHQSDTLQVQCIQSYSSQEPDELSIEMADVLNLLERTDDGWMMGERLHDGERGWFPSRLVEEIQSKEVRAQNLREAFKVHHAQDGGGRALQSGTRIALRGGRPMLKVSNLLFK; the protein is encoded by the exons ATGTCTGTGGCTGCTCTGTTTCGGGGCAAGTGGGGGACTAAAACCCAGGAAAGCCCTGACAAGCATGCGACCAGTGCAGTTCTACCTACCCACGAGGAGgactatgatgatgatgatgatgattccaGGGTGGGCCTGACCAGAGAGCCCATTCGCAGAAACTCACGCTTTTACCGCTCAATGAGGAGGAAGAGAATGGCTGCCTCTGAAAACTCTGAAA GTTCTCCCAAATCTGGTGTCGACAACAGCACATCAACAAATTCTTATTCTAGTACTCCTTCACCCCAGAAATCACTGGATCTGTCCACGGGTGGTCG ACCTGTGTTGCCAAGCAATGGTGAGGCCAGTAGCAGATATTATTCTTTGTGCAACATGGATGCTGTAAATAAGGGAAGAAGTGTGGGAGGAGGAAGCGTTGACATATCTGCAAGCTCCTACCACCACAACGCAGATCTAACGGTTCCCGACTCCTTGTCATACCGAACTCACAACATTCAAAGTGGAGACATTAAAAAGCTGTCTGAGCAAACAACCTCCTCCTGCACGGTACGCGACATTGGAAGGACCATGAGTTCAGGATTGTCGAGCTCAGAAGAAGCTGGCGGGATTAACCTCAATCACAG ATTGCTGAGCAATGGATCTTACTCTAAGACAATCAGTCACAGCCTTAACATTGTCAAAAACATAG ccttCTTGTATCAAGAGTACCGAGATACATCAAAGAAGCAGGAAATAGAGCAAAGGCGTCAGCGTGAGAATCGCTTTCCATCATCCATGTTGGCAGGGTCCAATGTTTCATCCCCTCCAGCATTACAGCTACAGTTGAGGAACAATGCCCGTGCATTGAGCTTGTGGCAGAACCTGGAAGTGGTGCAAACCAGTGGACTCCTCACTCAGTTGCCACAAAAAGAAATTATAATGCAAGAG gcCATGTTTGAATTAATCACTTCAGAGGCATCCTACTACAAGAGTTTGGAGATTCTAGAAACACACTTCTTTAGGAATCCATATTTGATTAACACACTCAGCCAGTCTGATATGCACTTTCTGTTCTCGAACATTGAAGAAGTCATGAAAGCCAGTGAACG GTTCCTCATGGATCTCGAACACCGAATTGAGAAGTCGGTTTTGATTTCAGATGTATGTGACATTATTTACAACCATGCTGTCGAGCACTTCAGAGTCTTTATCAAGTATGTCGTTAATCAGGGTTACCAGGAAAAGAATTACAGGAGAATTTT agAGGGAAATCAGGCCTTCAGGGAGACAATGGCACAATTGGAGAACCATCCATGTGTCAGAGGTCTGTCTTTTACATCATTCCTTATACTTCCTTTTCAGAGGATCACAAGGCTCAAATTGCTTGTCCAA AACATCCTGAAAAACGCTGAAGAACACTCTGAGAGGGAAGCAAATGCAATTAAAGCTCAtcagcaactggaacag ATTGTTAAAGAGTGCAATGAGGGTGTCCGGAAAATGAGTCGCACTGAAGAGCTTATCAGCATTGAAAAGACGTTAGAATTCAAATCCaag TCTGTTCCCATCATCTCCCACTCCCGCTGGCTGTTAAAGAAGGGTGAGGTCCAACTCATGTCTGGCCCCAAGAACACCAGGACATTGCGAAGCCGTAAGCTCTATCAACCcgtcattttgtttcttttcaacaACCTGCTTCTCGTCACCAAGCGTAGCTCGAG tGGGGACAAGTTTCAGGTTCTTGACTCGTGCACACGAGCTATGCTACGGACTGAAGATCTTGAGGACCAAGGGCAGATGCTGGCAAATGTCTTCAATCTGAAATTGCTAGAGAATCAAGAGGATCGTCCAGCCAGCTACATGCTCAAGACCTCAAGCAT GAGTGATAAGCTTCGATGGATGTCGACGCTGACGCCAAACCCCCGCACTCGTTTTATGTCAACCAGTGCACACCAATCAG ACACTTTGCAGGTGCAATGTATTCAATCTTACTCCTCTCAGGAGCCAGATGAACTCTCCATTGAGATGGCTGATGTTTTGAATCTCCTGGAGAGGACAGATGATg GATGGATGATGGGAGAAAGGCTCCATGACGGCGAAAGAGGATGGTTCCCAAGTCGACTTGTGGAAGAGATCCAGAGTAAGGAGGTGCGAGCTCAGAACCTGAGAGAGGCATTTAAAGTTCACCATGCTCAAGATGGAGGAGGCAGAGCCTTGCAAAGTGGGACAAGGATTGCTTTAAGAGGGGGGAGACCCATGCTAAAAGTTTCTAACCTGCTTTTCAAATGA
- the mrps23 gene encoding small ribosomal subunit protein mS23, with the protein MHTKTTFVVPVLLAILLKDTEMAGSRLERIGTVFTRVRDLMRSGVITETEKPIWYDVYEAFPPKRQPLYIKPHTKSKVKKPDLVPEIFYVEDKVRAKFYDEYGMGPRPFDLSKSNFVSTCQRFVDKYAELKSQSEMEKSVLFEETAKALLSEGVTLRRRGASAVSAESRDPVLVLNLADILADQQSAGDDSKQEPEEHTIHTPL; encoded by the exons ATGCACACGAAAACCACGTTTGTGGTTCCAGTGCTATTAGCTATTTTGCTAAAAGACACCGAAATGGCTGGGAGCAGACTTGAAAGGATAGGAACCGTCTTTACGAG AGTTCGGGATCTAATGCGCTCTGGAGTGATAACAGAAACAGAGAAACCAATCTGGTATGATGTGTATGAAGCTTTTCCCCCTAAACGGCAACCACTATATATAAAGCCTCATACAAAATCCAAGGTCAAGAAGCCAGACCTGGTCCCAGAAATTTTCTACGTAGAAGATAAAGTTAGAGC GAAATTTTATGACGAATATGGAATGGGTCCTCGGCCTTTTGATCTTTCTAAATCAAACTTTGTATCTACTTGTCAAAG GTTTGTAGACAAGTATGCAGAGTTAAAGAGCCAATCAGAGATGGAGAAGTCTGTTCTGTTTGAGGAGACTGCAAAGGCTTTACTTTCAGAGGGTGTCACACTTAGAAGGAGAGGAGCATCCGCA GTCTCAGCCGAGTCCAGGGATCCAGTGTTGGTGCTGAATTTAGCAGACATTTTGGCAGATCAGCAGTCAGCTGGTGATGACAGCAAGCAAGAGCCAGAAGAGCATACGATACACACTCCATTGTAG